In the Streptomyces sp. NBC_00525 genome, one interval contains:
- a CDS encoding ABC transporter substrate-binding protein — protein sequence MRRPPRSLLLVLALLLTATGCGLAAPGGADTEPKVTILGPWTDTQEEQFKDVLDGLGIPYTYQGTAATREVLLAEVQAGNPPDIAILPGVGELVEYAEEDRLQPLTGLYDEKEYGRPWLPDAGGLDEHLWVPLKVDLKSIVWFRKGEIPPERPAPLRDWCLAMGDDGASGWPGSDWIEDLLLQQAGPVLYARWATGELEWTAPQVQRAWRTWAGLLAPGPDVLREAVLTGDHRGEEGGHGLLFGPGGCSLEHQGSFARALYGDRGDRADFVDSARLLPGGPYKVRAHEVSADFAALFGKGDRARALLKRLTSEQAQQEWAREGGVFSANSAVPSHAGAVAAKVGRRLTGQRVPLCLDASDVMPAAVRDAFYEAVLLTVAHPEEPVLPRLKDIQKVQREQPATIPRLTGVCGRPQ from the coding sequence ATGAGACGCCCGCCCCGGTCGCTCCTGCTCGTCCTCGCCCTGCTGCTCACCGCCACCGGCTGCGGCCTCGCGGCCCCCGGCGGCGCCGACACCGAACCGAAGGTCACCATCCTCGGCCCCTGGACCGACACCCAGGAGGAACAGTTCAAGGACGTCCTGGACGGCCTCGGCATCCCGTACACGTACCAGGGCACCGCGGCCACCCGCGAGGTGCTGCTCGCCGAGGTCCAGGCCGGCAACCCGCCGGACATCGCGATCCTGCCCGGCGTCGGCGAACTCGTGGAGTACGCCGAGGAGGACCGGCTCCAGCCGCTGACCGGCCTGTACGACGAGAAGGAGTACGGCAGGCCGTGGCTGCCCGACGCCGGGGGCCTGGACGAGCACCTGTGGGTGCCGCTCAAGGTGGACCTCAAGTCCATCGTCTGGTTCCGCAAGGGCGAGATCCCGCCGGAACGGCCCGCCCCGCTGCGCGACTGGTGCCTGGCCATGGGCGACGACGGCGCCTCCGGCTGGCCCGGCAGCGACTGGATCGAGGACCTCCTCCTCCAGCAGGCCGGACCCGTGCTGTACGCCCGCTGGGCGACCGGCGAGCTGGAGTGGACCGCCCCGCAGGTGCAGCGGGCCTGGCGCACCTGGGCCGGCCTGCTGGCCCCGGGCCCGGACGTGCTGCGCGAAGCCGTCCTCACCGGCGACCACCGGGGCGAGGAGGGCGGGCACGGGCTGCTCTTCGGCCCCGGCGGCTGCTCCCTGGAACACCAGGGCTCCTTCGCCCGCGCCCTCTACGGCGACCGGGGCGACCGGGCCGACTTCGTGGACTCGGCGCGGCTGCTGCCCGGCGGACCGTACAAGGTGAGGGCGCACGAGGTCTCCGCCGACTTCGCGGCGCTGTTCGGCAAGGGCGACCGGGCCCGCGCGCTGCTCAAGCGGCTCACCTCCGAGCAGGCGCAGCAGGAGTGGGCCCGCGAGGGCGGGGTATTCTCGGCGAACTCCGCGGTCCCGTCGCACGCGGGGGCGGTGGCGGCGAAGGTGGGCCGGCGCCTGACGGGCCAGCGGGTGCCGCTGTGCCTGGACGCCTCGGACGTGATGCCGGCGGCGGTGCGGGACGCCTTCTACGAGGCGGTCCTGCTGACCGTGGCGCATCCCGAGGAGCCGGTGCTCCCGCGCCTGAAGGACATCCAGAAGGTGCAGCGGGAACAGCCCGCCACCATCCCCCGGCTCACCGGCGTGTGCGGCAGGCCACAATGA
- a CDS encoding acyl-CoA carboxylase subunit beta codes for MTVVDETQGEPSDTRGRVAELLALREQARRGPSDRATEAQHAKGKLTARERIELLLDPDSFHEVEQLRRHRATGFGLEAKKPYTDGVITGWGTVEGRTVFVYAHDFRIFGGALGEAHATKIHKIMDMAISAGAPLVSLNDGAGARIQEGVSALAGYGGIFQRNTRASGVIPQISVMLGPCAGGAAYSPALTDFVFMVRETSQMFITGPDVVKAVTGEEITQNGLGGADVHAETSGVAHFAYDDEETCIAEVRYLIGMLPSNNRENPPAAASDDPADRRGDALLDLVPADGNRPYDMHKVIEELVDDGDYLEIHERWARNIICALARMDGQVVGIVANQPQALAGVLDIEASEKAARFVQMCDAFNIPIITLLDVPGFLPGVDQEHGGIIRHGAKLLYAYCNATVPRISLILRKAYGGAYIVMDSQSIGADLTYAWPTNEIAVMGAEGAANVIFRRQIAEAEDPEAMRTRMVKEYKTELMHPYYAAERGLVDDVIDPAETREVLIASLAMLRSKHADLPARKHGNPPQ; via the coding sequence ATGACCGTTGTGGACGAAACCCAGGGCGAGCCGAGCGACACCCGCGGCCGCGTGGCCGAACTGCTGGCACTGCGCGAGCAGGCCCGCCGCGGACCCAGCGACCGGGCTACCGAGGCGCAGCACGCCAAGGGCAAGCTGACCGCGCGCGAGCGCATCGAGCTGCTCCTGGACCCGGACTCGTTCCACGAGGTCGAACAGCTCCGCCGCCACCGGGCGACGGGTTTCGGCCTGGAGGCGAAGAAGCCGTACACGGACGGTGTGATCACCGGCTGGGGGACGGTGGAGGGCCGCACGGTCTTCGTGTACGCGCATGACTTCCGGATCTTCGGCGGTGCGCTGGGCGAGGCCCACGCCACGAAGATCCACAAGATCATGGACATGGCCATCTCGGCGGGTGCGCCGCTGGTGTCGCTGAACGACGGCGCGGGTGCCCGTATCCAGGAGGGCGTCTCGGCGCTCGCCGGCTACGGCGGCATCTTCCAGCGCAACACGCGTGCCTCGGGTGTCATCCCGCAGATCAGCGTGATGCTGGGCCCGTGCGCGGGCGGGGCGGCCTACAGTCCGGCTCTGACGGACTTCGTGTTCATGGTCCGCGAGACCTCGCAGATGTTCATCACCGGTCCGGACGTCGTGAAGGCGGTGACGGGCGAGGAGATCACGCAGAACGGCCTCGGTGGCGCCGACGTGCACGCCGAGACCTCGGGCGTCGCGCACTTCGCGTACGACGACGAGGAGACCTGCATCGCCGAGGTCCGCTACCTCATCGGGATGCTGCCCTCCAACAACCGGGAGAACCCGCCCGCCGCGGCGAGCGACGACCCGGCCGACCGGCGCGGCGACGCCCTGCTCGACCTCGTACCCGCCGACGGCAACCGCCCGTACGACATGCACAAGGTCATCGAGGAACTCGTCGACGACGGCGACTACCTGGAGATCCACGAGCGCTGGGCCCGCAACATCATCTGCGCCCTGGCCCGGATGGACGGCCAGGTCGTCGGCATCGTCGCCAACCAGCCCCAGGCCCTGGCGGGTGTCCTGGACATCGAGGCGTCCGAGAAGGCCGCACGGTTCGTCCAGATGTGTGACGCCTTCAACATTCCCATCATCACTCTTCTGGACGTACCCGGCTTCCTGCCCGGCGTGGATCAGGAGCACGGTGGGATCATCCGGCACGGCGCGAAGCTGCTCTACGCGTACTGCAACGCGACGGTGCCGCGTATCTCGCTGATCCTGCGCAAGGCGTACGGCGGGGCCTACATCGTCATGGACAGCCAGTCCATCGGCGCCGACCTCACCTACGCCTGGCCCACCAACGAGATCGCCGTGATGGGCGCCGAAGGTGCCGCCAACGTCATCTTCCGCCGGCAGATCGCGGAGGCCGAGGACCCCGAGGCCATGCGGACCCGCATGGTCAAGGAGTACAAGACCGAGCTGATGCACCCGTACTACGCCGCCGAGCGCGGGCTCGTCGACGACGTCATCGACCCCGCGGAGACGCGCGAGGTACTGATCGCCTCGCTCGCCATGCTCCGCTCCAAGCACGCCGACCTGCCGGCCCGCAAGCACGGCAACCCCCCGCAGTAG
- a CDS encoding acyl-CoA carboxylase subunit epsilon, producing MTTATAESVLRVEKGLADPEELAAITAVLLARAAAQPADAPRPHRNTAGWRRLERTPGFRAPHSWQG from the coding sequence ATGACCACTGCAACCGCCGAATCCGTGCTGCGCGTCGAGAAGGGCCTTGCCGACCCCGAGGAGCTGGCCGCCATCACCGCGGTCCTCCTCGCCCGCGCCGCCGCCCAGCCCGCCGACGCCCCCCGCCCCCACCGGAACACGGCGGGCTGGCGCCGCCTGGAGCGCACCCCCGGCTTCCGGGCGCCCCACAGCTGGCAGGGCTGA
- a CDS encoding GTP-binding protein: MDFASSSGGAARSTTSAKIVVAGGFGVGKTTFVGAVSEINPLRTEAVMTSASAGIDDLTHTGDKTTTTVAMDFGRITLDQDLILYLFGTPGQDRFWFMWDDLVRGAIGAVVLVDTRRLADCFPAVDYFENSGLPFVIALNGFDGHQPYTPDEVREALQIGPDTPILTTDARHRADAKSALITLVEHALMARLR; the protein is encoded by the coding sequence GTGGACTTCGCAAGCTCTAGCGGCGGAGCGGCCCGCTCCACTACCTCGGCGAAGATCGTGGTGGCAGGGGGCTTCGGCGTGGGTAAGACCACGTTTGTCGGTGCCGTTTCGGAGATCAATCCGCTGCGCACCGAAGCCGTGATGACGTCCGCCTCGGCGGGCATCGACGACCTGACGCACACGGGGGACAAGACCACCACGACGGTGGCGATGGACTTCGGCCGCATCACGCTCGACCAGGATCTGATCCTGTACCTCTTCGGTACGCCGGGCCAGGACCGTTTCTGGTTCATGTGGGACGACCTGGTGCGGGGGGCGATCGGCGCGGTGGTGCTGGTCGACACCCGCCGTCTCGCGGACTGCTTCCCGGCGGTCGACTACTTCGAGAACAGCGGGCTGCCGTTCGTCATCGCCCTCAACGGCTTCGACGGACACCAGCCCTACACCCCCGACGAGGTGCGCGAGGCGCTCCAGATCGGGCCGGACACCCCGATCCTGACGACGGACGCGCGGCACCGCGCGGACGCCAAGAGCGCGCTCATCACGCTCGTCGAGCACGCGCTCATGGCCCGCCTGCGCTAG
- a CDS encoding DUF742 domain-containing protein, whose product MGTPPGGHRYDGDRHATGEHGDDRFNYPSAPGRQGAQQPQQPYRPYGQPHYGPPGSDWPRQEPRIQPVQQPRQAPEPAAPAAHNPLVRPYAMTGGRTRPRYQLAIEALVSTTADPSRLQGQLPEHQRICRLCFEIKSVAEISALLSIPLGVARILVADLAEAGLVAIHQPGGDESAGGQPDVTLLERVLSGLRKL is encoded by the coding sequence GTGGGTACACCCCCAGGCGGGCACCGGTACGACGGTGACCGGCACGCAACGGGTGAGCACGGGGACGATCGTTTCAACTACCCTTCCGCACCCGGCAGACAGGGCGCTCAGCAGCCTCAGCAGCCCTACCGGCCCTACGGGCAGCCGCATTACGGGCCGCCCGGCTCCGACTGGCCCCGGCAGGAGCCCCGTATCCAGCCGGTGCAGCAGCCGCGGCAGGCTCCCGAACCGGCGGCTCCGGCCGCGCACAACCCACTGGTCCGTCCGTACGCCATGACAGGCGGCCGGACCCGACCGCGCTACCAACTCGCCATTGAGGCGTTGGTCAGTACCACGGCTGATCCGTCCCGGCTGCAAGGGCAGTTGCCCGAGCATCAGCGGATCTGCCGGCTGTGCTTCGAGATCAAGTCGGTGGCCGAGATTTCGGCCCTCCTCTCGATCCCTCTCGGCGTTGCCCGGATTCTCGTTGCCGACCTGGCCGAGGCCGGACTCGTCGCTATCCATCAGCCCGGCGGCGACGAGTCCGCCGGCGGCCAGCCAGATGTGACACTGCTCGAAAGGGTGCTCAGTGGACTTCGCAAGCTCTAG
- a CDS encoding roadblock/LC7 domain-containing protein, whose product MSQAAQNLNWLITNFVENTPGVSHTVVVSADGLLLAMSEGFPRDRADQLAAVASGLTSLTAGASRIFEGGAVNQTVVEMERGFLFIMSVSDGSSLAVLAHPDADIGLIGYEMALLVDRAGSVLTPDLRAELQGSLLN is encoded by the coding sequence ATGAGCCAGGCGGCGCAGAATCTGAACTGGTTGATCACCAACTTCGTGGAGAACACCCCAGGGGTGTCGCACACGGTGGTGGTCTCCGCCGACGGACTCCTGCTGGCGATGTCCGAAGGTTTCCCGCGCGACCGCGCCGACCAGCTGGCGGCGGTCGCCTCCGGTCTGACCTCGCTGACCGCGGGCGCCTCGCGGATCTTCGAGGGCGGCGCGGTGAATCAGACGGTTGTGGAGATGGAGCGAGGATTCCTCTTCATCATGTCCGTATCCGACGGTTCTTCCTTGGCCGTTCTCGCACACCCGGACGCCGATATCGGCCTCATCGGGTACGAAATGGCCCTTCTGGTCGACCGTGCGGGCAGCGTGTTGACGCCGGACCTCCGTGCCGAACTCCAGGGAAGTCTTCTTAACTAG
- a CDS encoding sensor histidine kinase, translated as MRRNNEGSPAQAERGNFTPPPRAAAPSAEVSEGALPAGGSTSRLSPRNWRVPTRLNAILLIPALVGLVMGGFQVKGSINTWQEAQDAEKTALIVRAAAEYGQALLNERDLTAQPLLSNEREDEVVTRTRAATDAAAEKFDEAVKGMPAKEGLQRRLKLFKLEEPKLPQLRKAAYSAAMDPVKTEEGYVQVQHSLMEFCNELGLGTGNITSYGRTVYAIELAKAAESLQRSIGMHLLVRPSKDEAKFNDQVKAFGSYNYLEQIALGEFTSGGTEADAARLKKVMSAKAAAGAADLKAAKAKAEAAGVPFVAPPTIDGSVYDGMAQEIGLGRSPEELKAKGITPDTWMAAATAKFDGYTTVEDELVDKAVTEAAEISSDARTDAVVNATIVLVALLAAFVVAGLMARQMSRSMRRLRTAAFGIAEQRLPALVDQLSRTDPGRVDTRVQPIPINSHDEIGEVARAFDQVHQEAVRLAAEQAMLRGNVNAIFTNLSRRNQSLIEGQLTLITDLENNEADPDQLESLFRLDHLATRMRRNGENLLVLAGEEPGRRWNQPVPLVDVLRAASSEVESYERIELSGVPETEIHGQSVTDLVHLLAELLENATTFSSPQTKVRVTATRLPDGRVMIEIHDKGIGLTAEDFADINHKLANPPTVDAAVSQRMGLFVVGRLADRHGIRVQLRPSGEQAGTTSLVMLPDAITHGGGGEAPEQDDFTVSSIIPQQALDAQPHQQLRTAAELGFDDSRYEEASGETGRLDPVGRSLAREERRAALEAQTGAGERRPFPQQPEQGQEPPQHQQPEQQAYPETGYGQDAYPADGQDAYAGNGQDPYQANSQDAYPVGGQDPYAGNGQEVYPGAAYEGGYDPYAAGAGYAAQPGYDAPQNGYAEAAYAAPETPEQGYDEQYGVQPQQEEWPDQSAYQGGFEPVAQAETESAASAPAEERERVGFERSGPAPSAGHELTDAGLPRRGSQQHWQPTGRGNSRPGPVREDARQEPPQRPDPARQAAGGNNGTDGSDDWRSANDERWERAEKLREPKAGGITPSGLPRRVPKANLVEGTAEQTQQDGPQVSRAPEDVRGRLSNLRRGVLRGRNAGADTSTTYNQER; from the coding sequence GTGAGGCGTAACAACGAGGGCTCCCCGGCGCAGGCGGAGCGGGGCAACTTCACCCCGCCGCCCCGTGCCGCGGCGCCGTCCGCCGAGGTGTCCGAAGGGGCACTGCCCGCAGGTGGCAGCACCAGCCGGCTGTCCCCGCGCAACTGGCGGGTGCCCACCCGGCTGAACGCGATCCTGCTCATCCCCGCCCTGGTCGGCCTGGTCATGGGCGGCTTCCAGGTGAAGGGCTCGATCAACACCTGGCAGGAGGCCCAGGACGCGGAGAAGACCGCGCTCATCGTGCGGGCCGCCGCCGAGTACGGGCAGGCCCTGCTCAACGAGCGCGACCTCACGGCGCAGCCGCTGCTGTCGAACGAACGCGAGGACGAGGTCGTCACGCGGACCCGTGCCGCGACCGACGCCGCCGCCGAGAAGTTCGACGAGGCCGTCAAGGGCATGCCGGCCAAGGAGGGCCTCCAGCGCCGCCTCAAGCTGTTCAAGCTGGAGGAGCCCAAGCTCCCGCAGCTGCGCAAGGCGGCCTACAGCGCGGCCATGGACCCGGTGAAGACCGAGGAGGGCTACGTCCAGGTCCAGCACTCCCTGATGGAGTTCTGCAACGAACTGGGCCTGGGCACCGGCAACATCACCAGCTACGGCCGTACCGTCTACGCGATCGAGCTGGCCAAGGCTGCAGAATCGCTTCAGCGCTCCATCGGCATGCACCTCCTGGTCCGCCCCAGCAAGGACGAGGCCAAGTTCAACGACCAGGTCAAGGCGTTCGGTTCGTACAACTACCTGGAGCAGATCGCCCTCGGCGAGTTCACCTCCGGCGGTACGGAGGCCGACGCGGCCCGGCTGAAGAAGGTCATGAGCGCCAAGGCCGCGGCCGGCGCCGCCGACCTCAAGGCCGCCAAGGCGAAGGCCGAAGCGGCCGGGGTGCCGTTCGTGGCCCCGCCCACCATCGACGGCTCGGTCTACGACGGCATGGCCCAGGAGATCGGTCTCGGCCGCTCCCCCGAGGAGCTGAAGGCCAAGGGCATCACGCCCGACACCTGGATGGCCGCCGCGACCGCCAAGTTCGACGGCTACACCACCGTCGAGGACGAGCTGGTCGACAAGGCGGTGACGGAGGCGGCGGAGATCTCCTCCGACGCCCGCACCGACGCCGTCGTCAACGCCACCATCGTGCTCGTCGCCCTGCTGGCCGCGTTCGTCGTCGCCGGGCTCATGGCCCGCCAGATGAGCCGCTCGATGCGCCGGCTGCGCACCGCCGCCTTCGGCATCGCCGAGCAGCGGCTGCCCGCACTGGTCGACCAGCTCTCGCGCACCGACCCCGGCCGCGTGGACACCCGGGTGCAGCCGATCCCGATCAACTCCCACGACGAGATCGGCGAGGTCGCCCGCGCCTTCGACCAGGTCCACCAGGAGGCGGTCCGGCTCGCGGCTGAGCAGGCCATGCTCCGGGGCAACGTCAACGCGATCTTCACCAACCTCTCGCGCCGCAACCAGTCGCTCATCGAGGGCCAGCTGACCCTGATCACCGACCTGGAGAACAACGAGGCCGACCCGGACCAGCTGGAGAGCCTGTTCCGGCTGGACCACCTGGCGACCCGTATGCGGCGCAACGGCGAGAACCTCCTCGTCCTCGCCGGCGAGGAGCCCGGCCGCCGCTGGAACCAGCCGGTGCCGCTGGTGGACGTGTTGCGGGCCGCCTCGTCCGAGGTGGAGTCCTACGAGCGCATCGAGCTGTCCGGCGTCCCCGAGACCGAGATCCACGGCCAGTCCGTCACCGACCTCGTGCACCTGCTGGCCGAGCTGCTGGAGAACGCCACCACGTTCTCCTCGCCGCAGACCAAGGTGCGGGTCACCGCGACCCGGCTGCCCGACGGCCGGGTGATGATCGAGATCCACGACAAGGGCATCGGCCTCACCGCCGAGGACTTCGCCGACATCAACCACAAGCTGGCCAACCCGCCGACGGTGGACGCCGCCGTCTCGCAGCGCATGGGCCTGTTCGTGGTCGGCCGGCTCGCCGACCGGCACGGCATCCGCGTCCAGCTGCGCCCCTCGGGCGAGCAGGCCGGCACCACCTCGCTGGTCATGCTGCCGGACGCGATCACCCACGGCGGTGGCGGCGAGGCCCCGGAGCAGGACGACTTCACCGTCTCCTCGATCATCCCGCAGCAGGCCCTCGACGCCCAGCCGCACCAGCAGCTGCGCACGGCGGCCGAGCTCGGCTTCGACGACTCGCGCTACGAGGAGGCGTCCGGGGAGACCGGCCGGCTCGACCCGGTGGGCCGCTCGCTGGCCCGCGAGGAGCGCCGGGCGGCGCTGGAGGCCCAGACGGGCGCCGGTGAGCGCCGCCCGTTCCCGCAGCAGCCGGAGCAGGGCCAGGAGCCGCCGCAGCACCAGCAGCCCGAGCAGCAGGCGTACCCCGAGACCGGCTACGGCCAGGACGCCTACCCGGCCGACGGCCAGGACGCGTACGCCGGAAACGGCCAGGACCCCTACCAGGCCAACAGCCAGGACGCGTACCCGGTCGGCGGCCAGGACCCCTACGCCGGAAACGGTCAGGAGGTCTACCCGGGCGCCGCGTACGAGGGCGGTTACGACCCGTACGCGGCCGGCGCGGGCTATGCCGCGCAGCCCGGCTACGACGCCCCCCAGAACGGCTATGCGGAGGCGGCATACGCGGCCCCCGAGACCCCCGAGCAGGGCTATGACGAGCAGTACGGCGTCCAGCCCCAGCAGGAGGAGTGGCCTGATCAGAGCGCGTATCAGGGTGGCTTCGAACCGGTCGCGCAGGCGGAAACGGAATCTGCGGCGAGCGCCCCCGCCGAGGAGCGGGAACGCGTAGGCTTCGAGCGTTCGGGCCCCGCTCCGAGCGCCGGCCACGAGCTGACCGACGCCGGTCTGCCGCGCCGGGGCAGCCAGCAGCACTGGCAGCCCACGGGCCGCGGCAACAGCCGGCCCGGCCCCGTGCGGGAGGACGCGCGGCAGGAACCGCCGCAGCGGCCCGACCCGGCACGGCAGGCCGCCGGGGGAAACAACGGAACCGACGGTTCCGACGACTGGCGCTCGGCCAACGACGAGCGCTGGGAACGGGCCGAGAAGCTCCGGGAGCCCAAGGCGGGCGGGATAACCCCGTCCGGTCTGCCCCGGCGCGTGCCCAAGGCCAATCTGGTCGAGGGCACGGCGGAGCAGACCCAGCAGGACGGCCCCCAGGTCTCCCGCGCCCCGGAGGACGTGCGTGGCAGGCTGAGCAACCTGCGACGCGGTGTCCTGCGGGGACGCAACGCGGGTGCGGACACAAGTACTACCTACAACCAGGAGCGTTAG
- a CDS encoding GTP-binding protein, which yields MDFASSNGGAATRATTSAKIVVAGGFGVGKTTFVGAVSEINPLRTEAVMTSASAGIDDLTHTGGKTTTTVAMDFGRITLDQDLILYLFGTPGQDRFWFMWDDLVRGAIGAVVLVDTRRLADCFPAVDYFENSGLPFVIALNGFDGHQPYTPDEVREALQIGPDTPIITTDARHRADAKSGLITLVEHALMARLK from the coding sequence GTGGACTTCGCAAGCTCTAACGGCGGCGCGGCGACTCGGGCCACCACCTCGGCGAAGATCGTCGTGGCCGGTGGGTTCGGCGTGGGCAAGACCACGTTTGTCGGTGCCGTCTCGGAGATCAATCCGCTGCGCACCGAAGCCGTGATGACGTCCGCCTCGGCGGGCATCGACGACCTGACGCACACCGGTGGCAAGACCACCACCACGGTGGCGATGGACTTCGGCCGCATCACGCTCGACCAGGACCTGATCCTGTACCTCTTCGGTACGCCGGGCCAGGACCGCTTCTGGTTCATGTGGGACGACCTGGTACGCGGCGCCATCGGCGCCGTCGTGCTGGTCGACACCCGCCGGCTCGCCGACTGCTTCCCGGCCGTCGACTACTTCGAGAACAGCGGGCTGCCGTTCGTCATCGCCCTCAACGGCTTCGACGGACACCAGCCCTACACCCCCGACGAGGTGCGCGAGGCGCTCCAGATCGGACCCGACACCCCGATCATCACCACGGACGCGCGGCACCGCGCGGACGCGAAGAGCGGTCTGATCACGCTCGTCGAGCATGCGCTGATGGCCCGCCTCAAGTAG
- a CDS encoding DUF742 domain-containing protein — MTPPPASPDPYGASSHASYDSEGDQPLVRPYAMTGGRTRPRYQLAIEALVSTTADPAHMGTLLPEHQRICHLCREVKSVAEVSALLSMPLGVARILVADLAEAGMVAIHQPGNGEAGGAPDVTLLERVLSGLRKL; from the coding sequence ATGACCCCGCCACCCGCCTCACCCGATCCGTACGGCGCGTCCAGTCACGCGTCGTACGACAGTGAGGGCGACCAGCCGCTGGTCCGTCCGTACGCCATGACCGGCGGCCGGACCCGACCGCGCTACCAGCTAGCGATAGAGGCCCTGGTCAGCACCACGGCCGATCCCGCGCACATGGGGACGCTGCTGCCCGAGCATCAGCGGATCTGTCATCTGTGCCGCGAGGTCAAGTCGGTGGCCGAGGTCTCGGCCCTGCTGTCGATGCCCCTCGGTGTGGCGCGGATTCTCGTGGCGGACCTGGCGGAAGCCGGCATGGTGGCCATCCACCAGCCGGGCAATGGAGAGGCCGGCGGCGCGCCGGATGTGACACTGCTCGAAAGGGTGCTCAGTGGACTTCGCAAGCTCTAA
- a CDS encoding roadblock/LC7 domain-containing protein, protein MSQAAQNLNWLITNFVDNTPGVSHTVVVSADGLLLAMSEGFPRDRADQLAAVASGLTSLTAGASRIFEGGAVSQTVVEMERGFLFLMSISDGSSLAVLAHPDADIGLVGYEMALLVDRAGTVLTPDLRAELQGSLLH, encoded by the coding sequence ATGAGTCAGGCCGCGCAGAATCTGAACTGGCTGATCACCAACTTCGTGGACAACACCCCAGGGGTGTCGCACACGGTGGTGGTCTCGGCGGATGGCCTGCTGCTGGCGATGTCCGAAGGTTTCCCGCGCGACCGCGCCGACCAGCTGGCGGCCGTCGCGTCCGGACTGACCTCGCTGACGGCGGGTGCCTCCCGCATCTTCGAGGGCGGCGCCGTCAGCCAGACAGTGGTCGAGATGGAACGGGGCTTCCTGTTCCTGATGTCCATCTCGGATGGCTCCTCGCTGGCCGTGCTGGCCCACCCGGACGCCGACATCGGCCTGGTCGGCTACGAGATGGCTCTGCTGGTGGACCGGGCGGGCACCGTCCTGACCCCGGACCTCCGTGCGGAGCTCCAGGGCAGCCTGCTCCACTAG